GGTGTCGAAGGGAATCACCGAGGCGATGGGGCCGAAAATTTCATCGGTTGCCACCCGGCTCTTGGGGTCCGGGGCGATGACGATTCTGGGCGCCATCCAGAAGCCGGGGCCATCCGGTGCTTCACCGGCGGTGACGACGTTGAGACCGTTTTCGAGGAAGCTGGAAACGGTGTCGCGGTGGGCAGCCGATACCAGAGGTCCCAGATTGGTCTTGCCGTCCAGCGGGTTACCGATTTTCAGTGCGCGCGTAGTCTCGATGAATCCCTCAACGAACTCGTCGAAGATTCCCCGCTGCACGAGAAAGCGGCTGCGTGCACAGCAGTCCTGGCCCGTGTTGTCGAAGACCGACATCGGGGCTGCCTGCAGACACTTGGCGAGGTCAACGTCGTTGTAGACGATACTGGCGGACTTCCCGCCGAGCTCAAGAGAAACCCTTTTCATCGTCGTTGAAGCCGCCTGGACGATGGACCGGCCGACCTCGGTGGAACCAGTAAAACTTATCTTGCTAACATCCGGGTGTTCAGCGAGGGCATTGCCGATCCGGGCGCCCGAACCAGTGAGAACCTGAAGCGCGTCCCCGACGACGCCCAGTTCCTTCACGATCTCACCAAATCGGACAGTTGACAGGGGGGTAAGGGCCGCGGGTTTCACAATTACCGAATTACCGCTGGCCAGAGCCGGGGCGATACTCCAGGATGCGATAGGCAGAGGGAAGTTCCACGGGGCAATTACGGCCACAACACCCAGCGGCTCGCGGAAAGTCATGCTGACGCCGCCGTCGACCGGAATGGTGTCCCCGAGGATCTTGTCCACCGTTCCGGCGTAGTACTTGAAGCACTCGGCGACACCAAGAACTTCCTGTCGGGCCGCCGCCAATGGCTTACCAACGTCGGTGGATTCGAGAAGGGCCAGTTCGTCGCTGTGGGCGATGACAGCATCGGCAATAGCCCAGAGGGCATCACGGCGTTCAGCCAGTGGCTTGCGGATCCAGGCGCGCTGGGCGGCCCCTGCGCGTTCGACCGCTGCATTTACGTCCGGCAGGTCGTAGGCGGGCACCTCGCCTATCTGTTCTTCTGTAGCGGGGTTGTAGACCGAAATAACGCTGTTCATAATCGGGTGCTCCTTCAGGAGAAGTGGGATTTGTCGAAAATTTCCTAGTCCCGTATGGACTCTGGGAAGCTCCGTTAGTTCCGACAATGCCTGAGGAAACTGCGGCCAGCGAGTGCTGGGAGCACCACGATAAGTAGCTGTATGTGCGCGGTGCACATTCCATAAACTCCTCGTTCATAGGACTGCGTCCATTTTTTTGCCAGCGAATAGCTGTGCATCAGGACCATGCGCAGGACGAATGTATGTGCAGGCTCAACACCGCAAAGCCTGGGGCAACTCCTACGCTGTAATCCAACTCACAGTGATGTTCGGCAAGGGGGCCGGCCCGATTGTGGGTACCGCGATGCCGCTCAATTCCGCCGTGTCGAAGGCATCGCGATGACACTCAGCTTCTACGTCCAGGAGGGACGAATGGCAACTAAAGATGTTAAATTTGAGCCGGTGGATGCGGGACCCAACGGAATATTGAGCCCGGACCGCTTGCTCAGCAGGGGCCTGGGAGTCCGGTCGATTGTGTTCATGGTTGTGGCGGGAGCTGCACCCATGACAGCCGTCGTGGCTGGTTGGCCTGTTGTCGTTTCTGCATCGGGAAGCACGGGCGGTCCGCTGTTCTTCCTTATCGCGACCGCTATTCTGTTTCTGTTTGCCGTTGGCTTTACGAGGATGACGCCCTTTGTGAAAAATGCTGGGGCGTTCTATTCCTACATCCAAACGGGGCTGGGCCGGGGTGTTGGCATGGGGGCTGCCACTTTTGCGCTCGGAACATACTTGCTGCTGTTTCTTGCGCTGTGTTCATACCTTGGATCGGCAACGCAGACCACCATTCAGGACCTGGGTGGCCCGGAGGTCCCCTGGTGGGTTTGCAGCATCACTCTCATGGTCATTTGTGGGCTCCTCGCCTATCGGGACGTCGAACTTTCCGCCAAGGTGCTTGGAGTTGTTCTGATCATCGAAACGGCGGTTCTGCTGGCCGTCAATATTGGTGTGATCGCCCATGGCGGCGCCGAAGGACTCAGCGCCGATTCACTTTCGCCTCAGCGGCTTAGCGAAGGCGTCGTTCCCCTTGGTGTCATGTTTGCCTTCTTCTCGTTCATTGGTTTTGAGGCCACCGCCGTCTTCCGGAACGAAGCACGTGACCCTGATCGCACTATCCCGCGGGCAACCTATATCGCCGTTATCGGCGTCGGCATCTTCTACACGTTCACTGCCTGGGCACTGCAGGCGGGAGTCGGAAGCAGCCAGATCGTCGAAATCGCGACGAATGATCCCACGAGCATTGTGGTAGGGCTCGCGGGACAGTACGTGTCCCCGCTCCTTGCCACCCTGCTCCAGGTTTTCCTCATCACCAGCCTTTTCGCCTGCATCCTCACTTTCCAGAACGTACTGACCCGGTACCTCTTTACCCTTGGTACGCAAGGTGTGCTTCCGACTGGACTTGGTGCAATCCACCCACGTCACCACGCTCCGTCCAGGGCAGCCTTGATCGTCTCGGTAGTAGCGATAGCACTGCTTGGTGTCGAGGCGATCATCGGGCTCGACCCGGTAACGCAGGCCTACACCTGGTTCTCAGGCTCGGCCACATTGGGCATCGTTGTTCTGATGGCTCTCACATCACTCGCGGTGATCGTGTTCTTCCGGAGGAATCCCCACAACAAGAAGGTCTGGGGCACGTTGCTGGCCCCCGCGCTTGCCCTTCTCGGACTCGGGGGAATTGTCTTTCTGGTCCTTCAGAACTTCGGGCTTCTCGTCGGCGGCGACCTGGCGGCGGGAATACTGTTGACGCTCATGGCTGCACTCTTCCTGGGCGGCGTGACCACCGCGCTGGTTATGCGATCCAAGCGGCCGGCGACGTATGCCGCACTGATCCCGGCAGGTTCCAGCAGCGAAGAAAGTTCCGCAGCGAGCTAAGAAAAAAGACTCATCTCCGTAGCCGCCGTCGCACAAGCCTTCTTGGAACGACGGTAACGGTGGCCGGCCGCGCAAAAGCACGGCCGGCCACTAGCGCCGTAGACGACAAGAACCTGCCAGGGGATTCACTACCGACTGGCTTTAAAAGCTGCGAGAGCAGCTGCTGATATTTAGGAGCTTCCCATTTCCGACAGCGCGTTGTTGAAACAAATCATCGACAAGAAGTACCCGACAGTGGCCTACGGCGAAGGCGTCTTCCTGTATGACACCGAGGGGCGCCAGTACCTGGATGGTTCAAGCGGCGCCATGACCGCCAATATTGGCCATGGCGTGGACGAGATTGCGGAGGCGGTGAAAGAACAGTGCCGCCGTGTGGCTTTTACGTATCGAACCCAGTTCACCAGCCTGCCCGCTGAAGAACTGGCCCGCCGGCTCACTGACATTGCTCCCGGGGACCTCGATATGGCGTTTTTTGTCAATAGCGGGTCCGAAGCATCCGAATTCGCCATCCGCGCCGCAGTGAGCTACTGGCGCGAAAGGGGGCTCCCAGGCAAAGTCAAAATCCTTGGCAGGACCATCAGCTATCACGGCATGACAATGGGCGCCCTGTCGATGTCCGGGCACGCAGCGCGCCGCCCCGACTACGGATCCTTGCTCCATGCGTTCTCCTTCGCCCCGCCGGCCTACGCCTACCGCTTCGCCCTGCCAGGCGAGAGCGAAGAAGCGTACGCTGCGCGCGCTGCGAAAGCCTTCGAAGACGCCATTCAGAACGAGGACCCCGGCACAGTCGCGGCAGTCATCGTCGAACCAATCGTCGGAGCCGCCGGCGGGGTCCTGACGCCGCCGGCCGGCTACTTCGCCGGCCTTCGCGACATTTGTGATCGGCTGGACGTGCTGCTGATCATCGATGAGGTCATCACGGGAATGGGGCGTACAGGCGACTGGTTCGCGAGTTCCTACGAGGACGTCGTGCCGGACCTTCTTCTTATCGGCAAAGGAATGAGTGCCGGATACTCCCCTGTTGCTGGCGTCCTGCTGCGAAGCCACATCGTTGAGGCGCTCAGAGAGGGCAGCGGCGTCGCTCCGTTCGGGCACACCTTCTCGGGGAACCCCCTGGGGGCAGCGACCTGCCTGGCGGTCCTGGACTTTATGGAACGCGAGGATATCCTAGCGAACGTTCGACAGCGGGGGAAGCAGCTCGAAGAGGGTCTGCTCTCCCTGGCAACGAGGTACCGCTGCATGGCCGATGTCCGTGGGCGGGGCCTGCTCTGGGGCTTCGAGTTCGTTATGGACCAGGAAAGCAAGCAGGCACCCGATCCTGCACTGGGAGCCGCTGGCCTATTCGTCGATGAATGCCTGGACCAAGGGCTCATTGTCTATCCGGCCGGGATCGCCCCGCTGAACAACGCCGTGATCCTGTCCCCGCCCTTGGTGATCACCGAAGAGGAGACACGGGTATTGCTGGCGAAGCTGGAAAAAGCCCTCCGCACCCTGGAACGCCACGTTGAGCGCTGGGCCGCTGTAGGTGACAACCGGCATGGATCCCCAGTTGGAACCGGAAGCTGACACTGATCCCGGCCGGTCCACACCGGCGCTGGTCAGCTTGCACATAGTGGTTGTAAAGGCTGTTCCGTCCACACACTTTTGAAACTCGACCAGGGCTGAAGATGGTCGAAGCGACCCATCTGCAAGCACCTCAACCATCAAGGAAGCCAAGTGACTACACCGATTCTTGCCGCCGTGCTGGAAAAGCCCGGAGCCCCACTTCGGATCCGCGAACTGCTGCTGGATGACCCGGAGGACAATGAGGTCCTCATCCGGACTGAGCGAGTGGGCCTTTGCCACAGCGATCTGCACTATCTGAAGGGGTCGCTGGATATCTCCCTACCGGCTGTCCTCGGACATGAAGTCGCAGGCATTGTCGAGCGCGTCGGCTCTGCGGTCACAAGAATCAAGACCGGTGACCGCGTCGTGGCAACAGTTACCCCCTCCTGTGGGGCATGCCGCAACTGCATAAGCGGGCGCCCGACCCAGTGCGACCG
The window above is part of the Arthrobacter sp. D5-1 genome. Proteins encoded here:
- a CDS encoding aminotransferase class III-fold pyridoxal phosphate-dependent enzyme translates to MKQIIDKKYPTVAYGEGVFLYDTEGRQYLDGSSGAMTANIGHGVDEIAEAVKEQCRRVAFTYRTQFTSLPAEELARRLTDIAPGDLDMAFFVNSGSEASEFAIRAAVSYWRERGLPGKVKILGRTISYHGMTMGALSMSGHAARRPDYGSLLHAFSFAPPAYAYRFALPGESEEAYAARAAKAFEDAIQNEDPGTVAAVIVEPIVGAAGGVLTPPAGYFAGLRDICDRLDVLLIIDEVITGMGRTGDWFASSYEDVVPDLLLIGKGMSAGYSPVAGVLLRSHIVEALREGSGVAPFGHTFSGNPLGAATCLAVLDFMEREDILANVRQRGKQLEEGLLSLATRYRCMADVRGRGLLWGFEFVMDQESKQAPDPALGAAGLFVDECLDQGLIVYPAGIAPLNNAVILSPPLVITEEETRVLLAKLEKALRTLERHVERWAAVGDNRHGSPVGTGS
- a CDS encoding APC family permease, whose protein sequence is MATKDVKFEPVDAGPNGILSPDRLLSRGLGVRSIVFMVVAGAAPMTAVVAGWPVVVSASGSTGGPLFFLIATAILFLFAVGFTRMTPFVKNAGAFYSYIQTGLGRGVGMGAATFALGTYLLLFLALCSYLGSATQTTIQDLGGPEVPWWVCSITLMVICGLLAYRDVELSAKVLGVVLIIETAVLLAVNIGVIAHGGAEGLSADSLSPQRLSEGVVPLGVMFAFFSFIGFEATAVFRNEARDPDRTIPRATYIAVIGVGIFYTFTAWALQAGVGSSQIVEIATNDPTSIVVGLAGQYVSPLLATLLQVFLITSLFACILTFQNVLTRYLFTLGTQGVLPTGLGAIHPRHHAPSRAALIVSVVAIALLGVEAIIGLDPVTQAYTWFSGSATLGIVVLMALTSLAVIVFFRRNPHNKKVWGTLLAPALALLGLGGIVFLVLQNFGLLVGGDLAAGILLTLMAALFLGGVTTALVMRSKRPATYAALIPAGSSSEESSAAS
- a CDS encoding aldehyde dehydrogenase family protein; translated protein: MNSVISVYNPATEEQIGEVPAYDLPDVNAAVERAGAAQRAWIRKPLAERRDALWAIADAVIAHSDELALLESTDVGKPLAAARQEVLGVAECFKYYAGTVDKILGDTIPVDGGVSMTFREPLGVVAVIAPWNFPLPIASWSIAPALASGNSVIVKPAALTPLSTVRFGEIVKELGVVGDALQVLTGSGARIGNALAEHPDVSKISFTGSTEVGRSIVQAASTTMKRVSLELGGKSASIVYNDVDLAKCLQAAPMSVFDNTGQDCCARSRFLVQRGIFDEFVEGFIETTRALKIGNPLDGKTNLGPLVSAAHRDTVSSFLENGLNVVTAGEAPDGPGFWMAPRIVIAPDPKSRVATDEIFGPIASVIPFDTEEEAIALANSSIYGLSGSIWTNDVGQALRTARALESGTLSVNSNSSIRIQTPYGGFKQSGIGRGLGQAAIEAYTELKTVFVRTEP